A genomic segment from Lentimicrobiaceae bacterium encodes:
- a CDS encoding sugar phosphate nucleotidyltransferase, with amino-acid sequence MKPTLVILAAGMGSRFGGLKQIDAFGPNGETIIDYSIFDAIRSGYGKIVFIIRKHFEKEFNEIIIDKVRKHINVDYVFQELDYLPEGYVLPAEREKPWGTGHALLCVKNIVNEPFTVINGDDFYGFEAFKVMSDFLSNLSESQQNMFSMVAYQVGNTLSENGVVSRGVCNTSSDDTLISVTERTNIKNYNGTIGYIDENGNMVALDSNSKVSMNFWGFTPLYFELTQPLFIDFLDKNINTPKSEFYIPSAIDLLIKSNKASVKVLTSDAKWFGVTYKEDKPTVVNKIRELVDNKIYPSKLF; translated from the coding sequence ATGAAACCTACTTTAGTAATTTTGGCAGCCGGAATGGGAAGCAGATTTGGCGGATTAAAACAAATAGATGCTTTTGGTCCAAACGGCGAAACAATTATCGATTATTCTATTTTTGATGCCATCAGAAGCGGATATGGCAAAATTGTTTTTATTATCAGAAAACATTTTGAAAAAGAATTTAATGAAATCATCATCGATAAGGTAAGAAAACACATCAATGTCGATTATGTTTTCCAAGAACTCGACTATTTGCCCGAAGGCTACGTTCTGCCTGCCGAAAGAGAAAAGCCATGGGGAACAGGACATGCTTTATTGTGCGTTAAAAACATTGTTAATGAACCGTTTACAGTTATCAATGGCGACGACTTCTATGGTTTTGAAGCGTTCAAGGTTATGAGCGATTTCTTGTCCAATTTAAGCGAATCTCAACAAAATATGTTCTCGATGGTTGCATACCAGGTTGGTAATACTTTGTCGGAAAATGGCGTAGTATCACGTGGAGTTTGTAACACTAGTAGCGACGACACACTTATTTCCGTTACCGAAAGAACAAATATTAAAAACTACAACGGAACAATAGGCTATATCGATGAAAATGGAAACATGGTTGCTCTTGATTCCAACTCAAAAGTTTCGATGAACTTTTGGGGATTTACTCCCTTGTATTTCGAACTCACTCAACCGCTTTTCATCGACTTTTTAGACAAAAACATAAATACGCCAAAATCGGAATTTTATATCCCAAGTGCAATTGATTTGCTTATCAAAAGCAATAAAGCATCTGTAAAGGTTCTAACTTCCGATGCAAAATGGTTTGGAGTTACTTATAAAGAAGATAAACCCACGGTTGTAAACAAGATTAGAGAACTTGTCGATAACAAAATTTATCCTTCAAAACTGTTTTAA
- a CDS encoding ROK family transcriptional regulator: protein MYTTILLPQDANKKFVHERKRQLKLEILRFLYKNGSQSIPDLSGNLEHSTPTITRAVESLIDEDNLVINLGEGVSKGGRRPNYYGLNPEAKYILALDISRYYTKICLYDFVCNPKIEVKTINEGFETTNDILSFIKVEVNKYLSDSKIDTDKIVGAGIAIPGLINIKTGMSYTYLKEDEPAHVIFKDLLNIPAFVINDTKAMTLSELYFGKANGKKNVLYLTVGSGVGLGIIVNGKLYHGTSGYTGEFGHIQVQPDGKLCSCGKIGCLETVASGRVLIENIINDLSKGSDSIIRNMVNDDFSSIDANTVTKAAQKGDFFSIQKLAEIGERLGQGITTLIHLFNPEMIIIGGDLAVAGNFITDPIQHSINKYALQKIKRDANIVASEIGENTTLMGAYANTMNAIFNVS from the coding sequence ATGTATACAACAATATTACTTCCGCAAGATGCCAATAAAAAATTTGTTCACGAACGAAAAAGGCAGCTAAAATTAGAAATACTTCGTTTTTTGTATAAAAACGGTAGTCAATCTATCCCCGATTTAAGTGGCAATTTGGAGCACAGTACTCCCACAATTACCAGAGCAGTTGAATCTTTAATTGACGAAGACAACTTAGTTATTAATTTGGGCGAAGGAGTCTCAAAAGGGGGAAGGCGTCCGAACTACTACGGGCTTAATCCCGAGGCTAAATACATCTTAGCATTGGACATAAGCAGATACTATACCAAGATATGTCTGTACGATTTTGTTTGCAATCCTAAAATTGAAGTAAAAACAATTAACGAAGGTTTTGAAACTACCAACGATATACTATCTTTTATAAAGGTTGAAGTAAACAAATATTTATCAGACTCGAAAATAGATACAGATAAAATAGTTGGAGCAGGTATTGCAATTCCGGGACTAATAAATATAAAAACCGGAATGAGCTACACTTACCTGAAAGAAGACGAGCCGGCTCACGTGATTTTTAAAGACCTGCTGAATATCCCTGCTTTCGTTATTAACGATACTAAAGCCATGACTTTAAGCGAGTTATATTTTGGCAAAGCAAATGGTAAAAAAAATGTTCTGTATCTTACAGTAGGGTCGGGAGTAGGCTTAGGAATTATTGTCAACGGTAAACTGTATCATGGAACATCAGGATATACCGGCGAATTCGGGCATATTCAGGTTCAACCCGACGGTAAACTTTGTAGTTGTGGCAAAATTGGTTGCCTCGAAACAGTTGCATCTGGTAGAGTGTTGATTGAGAATATAATAAACGACCTTTCAAAAGGTTCGGATAGTATTATTAGAAACATGGTTAATGACGATTTTTCGTCGATAGATGCAAATACTGTTACTAAAGCAGCCCAAAAAGGAGATTTCTTTTCTATACAAAAATTGGCTGAAATAGGCGAACGTTTAGGACAAGGTATAACAACCCTGATACATCTTTTCAATCCCGAAATGATTATCATTGGCGGCGATTTGGCTGTTGCCGGAAACTTCATCACTGATCCCATACAGCACAGTATTAATAAATATGCGCTACAAAAAATAAAAAGAGATGCAAATATTGTTGCATCAGAAATTGGCGAAAATACTACTCTCATGGGAGCTTATGCCAATACAATGAACGCAATTTTTAACGTATCATAA
- a CDS encoding BatA domain-containing protein, with protein MYFLHPNILYGLFLIAIPIIIHFFNFRRYKKIYFSNVEIIKKLDKKTEKRRKLKQILILISRILAISFFVFAFARPVFKNHDAEKIAESRKAITLFIDNSYSMDANSGNISLLTVAKQYSKQIIDAYNTDDIFQVLTCDFESKHQRYYNKEEINLLINDINFTSKRKTISEVYQRIKSIQQQNKVNNVTLYVISDFQKNAFDFENLPPDSTMSVYFIPVKSTSKNNLHVDSVWFETPFIQANTTLKLNVLLTNSSDQKIEKIPLRLYINGQQKSISSIDINPEEKKVVEVPFSTGNNSLIYGHFEIDDYPITFDDKLYFACRLNPTTNLLVINDLNANVFLNKLYANDSLINYEVQNIKSLNYTNLNKHNTIILNELSTLTSGFINEIAKYVEHGGNLVILPSAKSNPEIYKNLTTSLKTANYSSLDTTKIAISSLQSSSPLFQNVFQKDVQSQSDLGSVSKYFNFSNIPYSALEIMQLTNQKPFLLAQKSGDGYVYLFATAMNTNHTDFVGNPLFVPTFYNIAINTPASYNLYYTIGNTQVCDVKTEVPITEKNIELKAINKNIVSKPDVVKVGNIAKISINNDIIDADNYYLLQNNEAIATLAFNYNRLESDLKTFSKTEINDNVKKLSFSDKDVLYEKEINIKDVIISREKGNEVWKICIIMALAMLLIEILLIRLLK; from the coding sequence ATGTATTTTCTACATCCTAACATATTGTATGGTCTCTTTTTGATAGCAATACCTATCATTATTCACTTTTTTAATTTCAGGAGATACAAAAAGATTTATTTCAGCAATGTAGAGATAATCAAGAAGTTAGATAAAAAGACCGAAAAGAGAAGGAAGTTAAAACAAATACTTATTTTAATTTCTCGAATATTAGCCATTTCGTTTTTTGTTTTTGCATTTGCACGACCTGTTTTTAAAAATCATGATGCAGAAAAAATTGCCGAATCTCGAAAGGCTATTACTTTGTTTATCGACAATTCGTACAGCATGGATGCCAATAGCGGTAATATTTCGCTACTTACAGTTGCTAAACAATACAGCAAACAAATAATTGATGCCTACAATACCGACGATATTTTTCAGGTTCTAACCTGCGATTTTGAAAGTAAACATCAAAGATATTACAACAAGGAAGAAATAAATTTGCTGATAAACGATATTAATTTTACTTCCAAAAGAAAAACCATATCGGAAGTATATCAACGCATAAAAAGCATTCAGCAACAAAACAAAGTGAATAATGTAACCCTTTACGTTATTTCTGACTTTCAAAAAAATGCTTTCGATTTTGAAAATCTGCCCCCCGACTCTACTATGAGTGTGTATTTTATTCCTGTTAAGTCAACTTCTAAAAACAATTTGCATGTCGATTCAGTTTGGTTCGAAACTCCTTTTATTCAAGCAAATACAACATTAAAATTAAATGTTCTACTTACTAATAGTTCCGACCAAAAAATTGAGAAAATACCATTAAGACTGTACATTAACGGTCAACAAAAATCTATTTCAAGTATTGATATAAATCCTGAAGAAAAAAAGGTTGTTGAAGTTCCATTCTCAACAGGTAATAATAGCTTGATATACGGACATTTTGAAATAGACGATTACCCCATAACTTTCGACGACAAGTTGTATTTTGCTTGTAGACTTAACCCCACAACTAATTTATTGGTAATTAATGATTTAAATGCAAATGTTTTTCTAAACAAGCTATATGCAAACGACTCGTTAATCAATTACGAAGTTCAGAATATAAAATCGCTAAATTACACAAATCTGAATAAGCATAACACAATAATACTCAATGAATTATCTACTTTAACATCGGGTTTTATAAATGAAATAGCAAAATATGTTGAACATGGTGGAAATTTGGTTATTTTGCCAAGTGCTAAATCTAATCCCGAAATCTATAAAAATTTGACAACATCTTTAAAAACAGCAAATTATTCGAGTTTAGACACAACCAAAATTGCAATTTCTTCATTGCAAAGCAGTTCACCACTTTTCCAAAATGTGTTTCAAAAAGACGTGCAATCGCAATCCGACTTGGGTTCTGTGAGTAAATATTTTAATTTTAGCAATATCCCCTATTCTGCGTTGGAAATCATGCAATTGACGAATCAAAAACCGTTTTTGTTGGCTCAAAAATCGGGCGACGGCTATGTTTATCTTTTCGCAACTGCAATGAACACAAACCACACCGATTTTGTCGGCAATCCTTTGTTTGTTCCGACATTCTACAATATTGCTATTAACACTCCGGCATCGTATAATTTGTACTACACAATTGGAAACACACAAGTTTGCGATGTTAAAACTGAAGTTCCTATAACCGAAAAAAATATTGAACTTAAGGCAATAAACAAAAATATAGTCAGCAAACCCGACGTTGTTAAGGTAGGCAATATTGCCAAAATAAGTATAAACAACGATATTATTGATGCCGACAACTATTATTTATTACAAAACAACGAAGCAATTGCAACGCTAGCTTTTAACTACAACCGTTTGGAAAGCGATTTGAAAACGTTTAGCAAAACCGAAATAAACGATAATGTGAAAAAACTATCGTTTTCCGACAAAGATGTTTTATACGAAAAAGAAATTAACATAAAAGATGTTATAATTTCGAGAGAAAAAGGCAACGAAGTCTGGAAAATTTGTATAATTATGGCTTTGGCAATGTTGTTGATAGAAATATTATTAATCAGATTACTTAAATAA
- a CDS encoding DNA gyrase/topoisomerase IV subunit A, whose product MSFDDLDDTFETFDEQDDSNEMLESDDGKSAGNSDEFVQTTYLSGMYKNWFLDYASYVILERAVPEMPDGLKSVQRRILHSMYELEDGRYNKVANIIGNTMKYHPHGDASIGDALVQLGQKDLLVDTQGNWGNILTGDSAAAPRYIEARLSKLVLDIAFNPKITEWKPSYDGRNDEPVHLPIKFPVLLAQGAEGIAVGLASKILPHNFNELIDASVAFLQNKPFVLYPDFPTGGMADVSKYNDGLRGGRVRIRSKINQIDKRTLSITEIPFGITTSSLIDSIISANDKGKIKIRKIDDNTAQNVEIIIHLPAGVSPDQTIDALYAFTYCERSESPNACVILDKKPQFIGVSDLLKYFTLNTKKLLEIELGIRAKELMESILYNSLEKIFIENRIYHQIEECETWESVLQTIDEGLEPYKSQFYREITEDDLVKLTEIKIKRISKYNSFKADEITKKYADELKQVQYDISNITDYTISYYKKIKEKYGKGRERKTELRSFDTIEATTVAAANEKLYVNREEGFIGTGIKKDEYVCECSSIDDIIVFHEEGTFIVTKVSDKVFVGKNIIHVDVFKRNDERTIYNMIYQDGKNGIAYVKRFFVKGIVRDRTYSLTSDKPGTKVLYFTANPNGEAEIVKVQLKPAPRLKKLDFEFDFSELAIKGRTSKGNILSRKAVRKITQKEKGVSTLDAISIWYDDAVLRLNTEERGKYLGDFDEDEKIITVNKNGEIRLMTYELTNRFDDDLILIEKYNPEVPITSIYYYAARKTFFIKRFMLEDTDKKQIAFPDDEGNYFENISIDKYPVINIQFDHKVNKKQIEPETIKVKDIVDVMNIKAKGKRISQNAIRDIIWLEPEPDEDEKKDEAIDNEVETSETEIEIETETKVENTNEAKSESFDEDIDEKSKDTEKHKGKQMTLFD is encoded by the coding sequence ATGAGTTTTGACGATTTAGATGATACATTTGAAACCTTTGATGAGCAGGACGACAGTAACGAAATGTTAGAATCTGACGATGGCAAATCTGCAGGCAATTCCGATGAGTTTGTTCAAACGACCTATTTGTCGGGAATGTATAAGAATTGGTTTTTAGATTATGCTAGTTACGTTATTTTAGAGAGAGCTGTCCCCGAAATGCCCGACGGATTGAAGTCGGTGCAAAGGCGTATACTGCACAGCATGTACGAGCTTGAAGACGGCAGATACAACAAGGTTGCGAATATTATCGGTAACACAATGAAGTATCACCCGCACGGAGATGCTTCTATTGGTGATGCTTTGGTTCAGCTCGGACAAAAGGACTTGCTAGTAGACACTCAGGGTAACTGGGGAAATATTTTAACAGGCGATTCGGCTGCTGCCCCTAGATATATTGAAGCTCGTTTATCGAAATTGGTTTTGGATATTGCTTTCAACCCGAAGATTACCGAATGGAAACCAAGCTACGACGGCAGAAACGACGAACCTGTGCACCTACCTATAAAATTTCCGGTTCTTTTAGCTCAAGGAGCCGAAGGTATTGCAGTTGGTTTGGCTTCAAAAATACTTCCGCACAATTTTAATGAACTTATTGATGCTTCTGTTGCGTTTTTGCAAAACAAACCTTTCGTACTGTATCCCGATTTTCCAACCGGAGGTATGGCAGATGTATCTAAGTACAACGACGGTCTGCGTGGCGGTAGAGTCAGAATCAGGTCGAAAATAAATCAAATTGATAAAAGAACTTTGTCTATAACCGAAATACCTTTCGGAATAACCACTTCATCGCTTATAGACAGTATTATAAGTGCCAACGATAAAGGAAAAATTAAGATTAGGAAAATAGACGACAATACTGCTCAAAATGTTGAAATAATAATCCACCTGCCTGCGGGTGTGTCTCCCGACCAAACCATAGATGCTCTGTATGCTTTTACTTATTGCGAACGCTCGGAATCGCCGAATGCTTGTGTTATTTTAGATAAAAAACCACAGTTTATCGGTGTTTCGGATTTGCTTAAGTACTTTACTCTTAATACCAAAAAACTTTTGGAAATTGAGTTGGGAATTAGAGCAAAAGAATTGATGGAAAGCATTTTATACAATTCTTTGGAGAAAATATTTATTGAGAATAGAATTTATCATCAAATTGAAGAATGCGAAACCTGGGAATCGGTTTTGCAAACCATTGACGAAGGTCTTGAACCATATAAAAGTCAGTTCTATCGCGAAATAACCGAAGATGACCTTGTAAAACTTACGGAAATAAAAATCAAACGAATTTCGAAATATAATTCCTTTAAAGCCGACGAAATTACCAAAAAATACGCCGACGAACTCAAACAAGTTCAGTACGACATTAGCAACATAACTGACTATACAATAAGTTATTACAAAAAAATAAAAGAAAAATACGGCAAAGGCAGAGAGCGTAAAACTGAACTAAGAAGTTTCGACACTATTGAAGCTACAACGGTTGCGGCTGCCAACGAAAAGCTATACGTAAACCGCGAAGAAGGATTTATTGGAACCGGTATCAAAAAAGACGAGTACGTGTGCGAATGTTCTAGCATTGACGATATTATTGTTTTTCACGAAGAAGGAACTTTTATTGTAACAAAGGTTAGCGATAAAGTTTTTGTTGGTAAGAATATTATACACGTTGATGTTTTCAAGAGAAATGACGAACGCACTATTTACAATATGATTTACCAAGACGGTAAAAACGGCATAGCTTACGTAAAAAGATTTTTCGTCAAGGGAATTGTCAGAGACAGAACGTACAGCCTGACAAGCGATAAACCAGGCACTAAGGTGCTTTACTTTACTGCAAATCCGAATGGCGAAGCCGAAATTGTAAAGGTTCAGCTTAAACCCGCTCCGCGCTTGAAAAAACTTGATTTTGAATTTGATTTCTCCGAATTAGCTATTAAGGGCAGAACTTCAAAAGGTAACATATTGAGCCGCAAAGCTGTAAGAAAAATCACTCAAAAAGAAAAAGGTGTTTCCACACTTGATGCCATCAGCATTTGGTACGATGATGCAGTATTAAGACTTAATACTGAAGAAAGAGGAAAATATTTAGGCGATTTTGACGAAGACGAAAAGATTATCACAGTCAATAAAAATGGTGAGATTAGACTTATGACCTACGAACTTACAAACCGTTTTGACGATGACTTGATTTTGATTGAAAAGTACAATCCCGAAGTGCCCATCACTTCCATTTATTATTACGCCGCCAGAAAAACCTTTTTCATCAAACGTTTTATGTTGGAAGATACCGACAAAAAGCAAATAGCTTTTCCTGATGACGAAGGCAATTATTTTGAAAATATCTCCATCGATAAGTATCCGGTCATTAATATTCAGTTCGACCATAAAGTGAATAAAAAACAAATAGAACCCGAAACCATTAAAGTAAAGGATATTGTTGATGTAATGAATATTAAAGCAAAAGGTAAAAGGATTTCGCAAAATGCAATAAGAGATATTATTTGGCTTGAACCCGAACCCGATGAAGATGAAAAGAAAGACGAAGCTATAGACAATGAAGTTGAGACTTCTGAAACAGAAATCGAAATTGAAACTGAAACAAAGGTTGAAAATACGAATGAAGCAAAATCGGAAAGTTTTGATGAAGATATCGATGAGAAAAGTAAAGATACCGAAAAACACAAGGGTAAACAAATGACTTTATTCGATTAA